From a single Hippopotamus amphibius kiboko isolate mHipAmp2 chromosome X, mHipAmp2.hap2, whole genome shotgun sequence genomic region:
- the LOC130842322 gene encoding eukaryotic translation initiation factor 1-like: MSAIQKLHSLGPFADASKGDDLLPTGTEDYIHIRIHQRNGRKTLTTVQGITDDYDKKKSVKAFKKKFACNGTVIEHPEYGEVIQLQGDQHKNICQFLIEIGLAKDD, from the coding sequence ATGTCCGCTATCCAGAAACTCCACTCTTTGGGCCCCTTTGCTGATGCAAGTAAGGGTGATGATCTGCTTCCTACTGGCACTGAAGATTATATCCATATAAGAATTCACCAGAGAAATGGCAGGAAGACCCTTACTACTGTCCAAGGGATCACTGATGATtatgataaaaagaaatcagtgaaggcatttaagaagaaatttgCCTGCAATGGTACTGTAATTGAGCATCCAGAATATGGAGAAGTAATTCAGCTACAGGGTGACCAGCACAAGAATATATGTCAGTTCCTCATAGAGATTGGACTGGCTAAGGATGACTAG